A single Corticium candelabrum chromosome 12, ooCorCand1.1, whole genome shotgun sequence DNA region contains:
- the LOC134187949 gene encoding uncharacterized protein LOC134187949 isoform X1: MPGVKLQLGYMWSNPIHIGADSEFVSLNGNYLCAWFPANSEFAVLLEPHMYLAPDTRLLQCEQSKCLAESLPLYAIESTSAISHLLSDTHVDECLQKFVVCKKWMCKSTSATVGKLIERLSAIYRNDEAETQVQESVRRRQSVQTVFQYIFVWS, from the exons ATGCCAGGAGTAAAGCTGCAACTAGGTTACATGTGGAGCAATCCAATTCACATTGGAGCTGATTCTGAATTTGTGTCTCTGAATGGAA ATTATCTATGTGCCTGGTTTCCTGCAAACAGTGAG TTTGCTGTCCTTTTGGAGCCTCATATGTACTTAGCACCCGATACAAGGTTACTACAATGTGAACAGTCAAAGTGTTTAGCAGAGAGTCTTCCATTGTATGCAA TCGAGTCAACCTCCGCTATTTCTCATCTTCTGAGTGACACTCATGTTGATGAATGTCTTCAAAAG TTTGTGGTGTGCAAGAAATGGATGTGCAAGTCAACATCAGCGACTGTTGGCAAGCTAATTGAACGACTCAGTGCTATTTATCGAAACGATGAAGCAGAAACTCAAGT GCAGGAGAGTGTGAGACGAAGACAGTCAGT acagacagtcttcCAGTACATTTTTGTGTGGAGTTGA
- the LOC134187949 gene encoding uncharacterized protein LOC134187949 isoform X2: MPGVKLQLGYMWSNPIHIGADSEFVSLNGNYLCAWFPANSEFAVLLEPHMYLAPDTRLLQCEQSKCLAESLPLYAIESTSAISHLLSDTHVDECLQKFVVCKKWMCKSTSATVGKLIERLSAIYRNDEAETQVQESVRRRQSVN, encoded by the exons ATGCCAGGAGTAAAGCTGCAACTAGGTTACATGTGGAGCAATCCAATTCACATTGGAGCTGATTCTGAATTTGTGTCTCTGAATGGAA ATTATCTATGTGCCTGGTTTCCTGCAAACAGTGAG TTTGCTGTCCTTTTGGAGCCTCATATGTACTTAGCACCCGATACAAGGTTACTACAATGTGAACAGTCAAAGTGTTTAGCAGAGAGTCTTCCATTGTATGCAA TCGAGTCAACCTCCGCTATTTCTCATCTTCTGAGTGACACTCATGTTGATGAATGTCTTCAAAAG TTTGTGGTGTGCAAGAAATGGATGTGCAAGTCAACATCAGCGACTGTTGGCAAGCTAATTGAACGACTCAGTGCTATTTATCGAAACGATGAAGCAGAAACTCAAGT GCAGGAGAGTGTGAGACGAAGACAGTCAGT AAACTGA
- the LOC134187949 gene encoding uncharacterized protein LOC134187949 isoform X3 — MPGVKLQLGYMWSNPIHIGADSEFVSLNGNYLCAWFPANSEFAVLLEPHMYLAPDTRLLQCEQSKCLAESLPLYAIESTSAISHLLSDTHVDECLQKFVVCKKWMCKSTSATVGKLIERLSAIYRNDEAETQVQESVRRRQSV, encoded by the exons ATGCCAGGAGTAAAGCTGCAACTAGGTTACATGTGGAGCAATCCAATTCACATTGGAGCTGATTCTGAATTTGTGTCTCTGAATGGAA ATTATCTATGTGCCTGGTTTCCTGCAAACAGTGAG TTTGCTGTCCTTTTGGAGCCTCATATGTACTTAGCACCCGATACAAGGTTACTACAATGTGAACAGTCAAAGTGTTTAGCAGAGAGTCTTCCATTGTATGCAA TCGAGTCAACCTCCGCTATTTCTCATCTTCTGAGTGACACTCATGTTGATGAATGTCTTCAAAAG TTTGTGGTGTGCAAGAAATGGATGTGCAAGTCAACATCAGCGACTGTTGGCAAGCTAATTGAACGACTCAGTGCTATTTATCGAAACGATGAAGCAGAAACTCAAGT GCAGGAGAGTGTGAGACGAAGACAGTCAGTGTAG
- the LOC134187948 gene encoding mothers against decapentaplegic homolog 6-like produces MQRVRGMCNATSECVDIYAESALVNGLCIGPLTNDKRLDAVKRVRDHIGRGIRILCEDNEVWIYNQSDYSICGQSPTLDYMSKGQLPAVKKVQPVYSTRVFDFERCREMLNARRHHGVETCLTIRSHSELASRKAGDLATRDNIQAVAYAGLKYFSMSHGSSTCIANTTKDLSTTPPSGF; encoded by the coding sequence ATGCAGAGAGTCAGAGGGATGTGTAATGCAACGAGCGAGTGTGTGGATATCTACGCAGAGTCAGCGCTTGTAAACGGCCTGTGTATAGGACCGCTGACGAATGACAAGCGATTGGATGCCGTCAAGAGAGTGAGAGATCACATCGGACGTGGCATCCGGATTTTGTGTGAAGATAACGAAGTTTGGATCTACAATCAGAGTGACTACTCGATCTGTGGTCAGAGCCCGACTCTGGACTATATGTCGAAGGGCCAACTACCTGCGGTGAAGAAAGTCCAACCCGTCTACTCGACTCGAGTCTTTGACTTCGAGAGATGTCGAGAGATGTTGAATGCGAGAAGACACCACGGAGTGGAAACATGCCTGACGATCCGTTCTCATTCAGAGTTAGCTTCACGAAAGGCTGGGGACCTAGCTACACGAGACAATATCCAAGCAGTTGCTTATGCTGGATTGAAGTATTTCTCAATGTCACACGGTAGCAGCACTTGCATTGCCAACACCACTAAGGATCTCTCCACCACCCCACCCTCGGGATTCTAA
- the LOC134187848 gene encoding uncharacterized protein LOC134187848, whose product MEGNVVEAASRRQWDKVKDLVDRGGDVNIRDGMRLTALHHAASHTNVEMCKFLLGRGADVAARDKNGNMAISTAIFRSRGSNCLDVVRLLLTDVTVNAVNNNGRSPLHHAVRCSLVDIVQLLVDHGAHTNVVDKDGNTPLHEACMKGNIKSARLLLSSGASSCASNNDGKTPLHCAAVGQTECVELCDILLTHDADIHAADKDGNQPLHIACKESKIKIGKVLISHGADVVAINGQNLSPFQLASQHCGNHPDLFLAFYRAGLTSIQTEHICQALEFAFSKNNQLTGWVLSKISTMAEISVSENLSKWIDAMDVDELLAAALHDEQIETWFMLIENGASVNRPDRFSPIQPLAFAVRKGQFNLCKLLIDRGASVNAKGYKYKEPPIYYALTGNKTEIVKLLLSHGAEVMNVKVGKRSALERSQTTGSRSVARILNCAASYPEEIVSQGEAAMRIYDAACNEENAVTVFLRVDVVGRDGAGKTSLTKSITLMKFDQYEPSTRGVIPMSRIIMKEARNWTVPVTSEHYRDLYEKNITAVMAEAFNKPEEKDKFLTLARDKKTSTRKRNSKTSVKSSSKLMATASPTDGQRDEQSDDMSMNGGDNLLEQPVAMRLEEVSNERQLSESLELNDESAHVSGDVTGEDRETRERSTEMCCSSGSVRDNVEAQVESVAGVSSETVVVAIDTDSSEKSEAKKRGNVQRRRRKKKASKMKTSDKRPSRQSRQTVTSRKKRKRTYQLSSQFSSDVQSSTATDGLLEDTQQHQTQSKRGKKSKLKESRGQSQCSGSAAASVNSESKTDESKDIPEGIKRRVTDYLRNSESLRKAKDEIMVTILDYAGQHVFYTTHQLFLSRAAFYYVVFDASQPLGSQTASVFRKLDGKVEYMGDIADATNYERVEEWISAIHIMEAEPSYFMIFENVGIRSPGIFLVGTHADLLREEEGMLEKQDEFMKKKLQDTELSEHIIWASKDRMCFYVDNSMTDADSGAVDPQVQLLCGKTEEVARQVAKHSKLPITWLRFKEELHQLKENETTRKVVSVDELLQLAQRVSGIKTKEEFMVLLQYLSNRAVVLYHPKALKNEEKEVVLDVDWLMSQLEKVVTVHTDVPPMWTRHMKRCAETGIMTQGCLDYLLPDLSCRGIIKSLLKYYDLMCPYFGLDFNSLKVSSDQQDYVNLKFQSIENEDEAQCQAYFVPCLLQKKSSLLSTEIPYSHKTVALILHSGNIRMPKPLFYRLLTRLARRFCRLPQLFQNVGYFIVYHDHKLEISLGKHSLQMIVYTDHKNPLPAVCALVKDFVVTSVDEAKQQGMPGLKLQLGYMWSNPDHIGADSEFVSLKGWNHLPETVYVKSVDKEVRLSETLHAWFPANSEFAILLEPNMYLAPDTKLLHSEQPKSLVQCLALCPIQSTTPISHLLSDTHVHECLEKVAEVMDKEEDVICDDWRSLWCDLLERPLNEEMKMKIQQTANTSPTHFVLKKWLRKSTSATVGKLIERLSAIYRNDVAEILMKYLSEGNSKMRTVAADNTDRQSCSAFSDADMFEASTLNSLPQLHDSSSETCKQQTLVSRATSQCTGKELVAVADHVSARWQRFVSYLSPDLFSMDIIEVIEGENKDFFCQSRRALEKWVNKFANKANRRSVIQAMCKIGYRSQSVAVFGYDLVDHVCPS is encoded by the exons ATGGAAGGGAATGTCGTTGAGGCAGCAAGTCGTAGACAGTGGGATAAAGTGAAGGACCTAGTGGACAGGGGAGGTGACGTCAATATACGGGATGGAATGAGACTGACAGCTCTACACCATGCGGCTAGTCATACTAATGTAGAGATGTGTAAATTTCTACTTGGTCGTGGGGCGGACGTCGCTGCTCGAGACAAAAATGGCAATATGGCAATTAGCACAGCGATCTTTCGCTCACGTGGTTCGAATTGTCTTGATGTTGTTCGTCTGCTACTAACAGACGTTACTGTGAATGCAGTAAACAACAATGGTAGAAGTCCTTTGCATCACGCAGTTCGATGCAGTCTTGTTGATATTGTGCAGCTGCTTGTGGATCATGGAGCTCATACCAATGTGGTAGATAAGGATGGAAATACACCACTACATGAAGCATGTATGAAAGGTAATATCAAGTCTGCTCGTTTGTTACTTTCCAGTGGTGCTAGCTCTTGTGCTTCTAACAATGATGGAAAGACGCCACTACATTGTGCAGctgttggacagacagagtgtgTAGAATTATGTGACATTTTACTGACTCATGATGCTGACattcatgcagcagacaaagATGGGAACCAGCCATTACACATAGCATGTAAGGAAAGTAAGATTAAAATTGGGAAAGTGTTGATATCTCATGGAGCAGATGTAGTTGCTATTAATGGACAGAACTTATCACCTTTTCAATTAGCATCACAACATTGTGGGAATCATCCTGACTTGTTTTTAGCTTTTTATAGGGCAGGATTGACCTCAATTCAGACTGAACACATTTGTCAAGCTTTGGAATTTGCATTCAGTAAAAACAATCAACTTACTGGTTGGGTGTTGAGCAAGATCTCTACAATGGCAGAAATATCTGTTTCTGAAAATTTGTCTAAATGGATTGACGCGATGGATGTTGATGAATTGCTTGCAGCAGCACTTCATGATGAGCAAATAGAGACGTGGTTTATGTTgatagaaaatggtgcaagtGTAAATAGACCAGATAGATTCAGTCCTATTCAACCTCTCGCATTTGCAGTTAGAAAAGGACAATTTAACTTGTGTAAATTATTGATTGACCGAGGAGCATCAGTTAATGCTAAGGGTTACAAGTATAAAGAACCACCTATATATTATGCTCTTACTGGAAACAAAACTGAAATCGTGAAGCTTCTTCTCTCCCATGGTGCAGAAGTCATGAATGTTAAGGTTGGAAAGAGATCAGCATTAGAACGCTCACAGACAACAGGAAGTCGCTCAGTGGCAAGAATATTGAATTGTGCAG CTTCTTATCCTGAAGAGATTGTATCTCAAGGAGAAGCAGCAATGCGTATCTACGATGCTGCATGCAATGAAGAAAATGCAGTGACTGTATTTTTACGTGTTGATGTTGTCGGTCGTGATGGTGCTGGAAAGACAAGCTTGACAAAGTCGATCACTCTCATGAAGTTTGACCAGTACGAGCCGAGCACAAGAGGTGTCATTCCAATGAGTCGCATTATCATGAAAGAAGCACGTAACTGGACTGTTCCTGTCACCAGTGAACATTACAGAGATCTGTACGAGAAGAACATCACGGCAGTTATGGCAGAGGCTTTCAATAAACCAGAAGAAAAAGATAAGTTTTTGACATTGGCAAGAGACAAGAAGACGAGCACAAGGAAACGAAATAGTAAGACATCAGTGAAGTCCAGTTCAAAGCTGATGGCAACAGCAAGTCCCACTGATGGGCAAAGAGACGAGCAATCAGATGATATGTCAATGAACGGTGGTGACAATCTACTTGAGCAGCCTGTTGCTATGAGGTTAGAAGAGGTCAGTAATGAGCGACAACTTTCAGAATCTTTAGAGTTAAATGATGAGAGTGCACATGTGAGTGGTGATGTAACTGGtgaagacagagagacaagagaACGATCAACAGAGATGTGTTGTAGTTCAGGTAGTGTAAGAGACAATGTTGAAGCACAAGTAGAATCAGTAGCAGGTGTTAGTTCAGAGACTGTAGTAGTAGCCATTGATACTGATAGTTCAGAAAAGAGTGAAGCAAAGAAGAGAGGAAACgtacaaagaagaagaaggaagaagaaAGCGAGTAAGATGAAGACATCTGATAAGCGACCATCACGGCAATCTCGTCAGACGGTGACgagcagaaagaagagaaagagaacTTATCAACTAAGTTCACAATTCTCCTCAGACGTGCAGTCGTCGACAGCTACAGATGGTTTGTTGgaagacacacaacaacatcagaCACAATCAAAACGAGGCAAGAAATCTAAATTGAAAGAGTCGCGTGGTCAGTCACAGTGTTCAGGCTCGGCGGCAGCTTCTGTTAATAGTGAGAGCAAGACTGATGAGTCAAAGGATATACCCGAAGGCATCAAAAGAAGAGTGACCGACTATCTGAGAAATAGTGAATCTCTTCGGAAGGCCAAAGATGAAATCATGGTCACCATTTTAGATTATGCCGGTCAGCATGTGTTTTACACAACACATCAGCTTTTCCTCTCTCGAGCTGCTTTCTACTATGTGGTGTTTGATGCTTCTCAACCATTGGGTAGCCAGACGGCATCAGTATTTCGTAAACTTGATGGCAAAGTAGAATACATGGGTGACATAGCTGATGCTACAAACTACGAACGAGTTGAAGAATGGATATCAGCCATTCACATTATGGAAGCCGAGCCGTCATATTTTATGATATTTGAGAATGTAGGCATACGATCACCTGGAATCTTCCTTGTTGGTACACACGCTGATTTACTACGAGAAGAGGAAGGAATGTTGGAGAAGCAAGACGAGTTCATGAAGAAGAAACTGCAAGACACAGAGCTGTCAGAGCACATCATATGGGCATCTAAAGACAGAATGTGTTTCTATGTCGATAACTCGATGACGGATGCAGACAGTGGTGCTGTAGATCCACAAGTACAGTTGCTGTGTGGAAAGACAGAAGAGGTGGCACGTCAGGTGGCAAAACACAGCAAGCTTCCAATCACGTGGCTTCGATTTAAAGAAGAGCTTCACCAGTTGAAAGAAAATGAGACGACAAGGAAGGTCGTGTCGGTAGACGAGTTGCTGCAACTTGCCCAAAGAGTTTCTGGTATCAAGACCAAGGAAGAGTTCATGGTATTGCTGCAGTATCTGAGCAATCGTGCTGTTGTTCTTTATCATCCAAAAGCTTTGAAgaatgaagagaaagaagtcGTTCTAGATGTCGACTGGCTGATGTCTCAACTAGAAAAGGTGGTGACCGTTCACACAGATGTGCCACCAATGTGGACGAGGCACATGAAACGTTGTGCAGAGACAGGTATCATGACACAAGGATGTCTCGACTACTTGTTACCAGACTTGTCGTGTCGTGGCATCATCAAGTCACTTCTGAAGTATTATGACTTGATGTGTCCATATTTTGGACTCGATTTCAACAGTTTGAAGGTTTCCAGTGATCAACAGGATTACGTCAACTTGAAATTCCAGTCTATTGAAAATGAAGACGAGGCACAGTGTCAAGCATATTTCGTACCTTGCTTGCTACAGAAAAAGTCTTCACTCTTATCTACAGAGATACCCTACAGTCATAAGACTGTTGCTCTTATTTTACATTCTGGTAATATTCGTATGCCTAAGCCTTTATTCTACCGTCTACTCACTCGGTTGGCAAGACGATTTTGTCGTTTGCCACAATTGTTTCAGAATGTTGGCTACTTTATTGTTTATCACGACCACAAGCTGGAGATTTCATTAGGCAAGCACAGTTTGCAGATGATTGTCTACACTGACCACAAGAATCCTCTTCCAGCAGTATGTGCTCTTGTCAAAGATTTCGTTGTCACTTCAGTTGATGAAGCTAAACAACAAGGCATGCCAGGATTAAAGCTGCAACTAGGTTACATGTGGAGCAATCCAGATCACATTGGAGCTGATTCTGAATTTGTGTCTCTGAAAGGATGGAATCATTTACCAGAAACCGTGTATGTTAAATCAGTGGACAAGGAAGTCAGACTCTCAGAAACCCTACATGCTTGGTTTCCTGCAAACAGTGAG TTTGCTATTCTTTTGGAGCCTAATATGTACTTGGCACCTGATACAAAATTGCTACATTCTGAGCAACCAAAGAGTTTAGTTCAATGCCTTGCACTCTGTCCAA TACAGTCAACCACTCCAATTTCTCATCTTCTGAGTGACACTCATGTTCATGAATGTCTTGAAAAGGTAGCTGAAGTTATGGATAAAGAAGAGGATGTAATATGTGACGACTGGAGGAGTTTATGGTGTGACCTTCTTGAACGACCTTTAAATGAAgaaatgaagatgaagattCAACAAACTGCAAATACCAGTCCAACTCACTTTGTTCTGAAGAAATGGTTGCGCAAGTCAACATCAGCAACTGTTGGCAAACTAATAGAACGACTCAGTGCTATTTATCGAAACGATGTGGCAGAAATTCTGATGAAATATTTAAGT GAAGGAAATTCTAAGATGAGGACAGTCGCTGCTG AcaatacagatagacagtctTGCAGTGCATTTTCTGATGCAGACATGTTCGAAGCATCTACACTCAACTCACTTCCTCAACTTCATGATTCTTCGTCTG AAACATGTAAGCAACAGACGCTTGTGTCAAGAGCAACCAGCCAATGTACCGGCAAGGAGCTAGTGGCTGTAGCTGATCATGTTTCTGCTCGTTGGCAGCGATTTGTTTCATATCTGTCACCTGATTTATTTTCTATGGACATAATAGAGGTGATAGAAGGTGAAAACAAAGATTTCTTTTGTCAGAGCCGAAGAGCATTAGAGAAGTGGGTCAACAAGTTTGCCAACAAAGCCAATCGGCGATCTGTGATTCAAGCAATGTGTAAGATTGGCTACAGATCTCAATCAGTAGCAGTTTTTGGTTATGACTTGGTAGATCATGTGTGTCCATCATAA